From Alienimonas californiensis, a single genomic window includes:
- a CDS encoding IS630 family transposase (programmed frameshift) yields MGRRQNVGVHPAHGVESVRAYSEDLRERVLAARDAGEPTKVVADRFAVSPAWVRRLVQRRRESGVSEVPAARTAPGRTRVLAGREAEIVAAMNARTDRTVRQLKADLGLGCSAETLRRELRRLGFRYKKTLIACEQTRPDVADARRRWRRARGGFRAGRLVFLDETWAKTNMTPTRGWAPRGRRLLASVPHGHWRTTTFLCGLRADGPVAPLVVDGAIDGPLFLAWVRQHLCPVLRRGDVVVMDNLSAHKVAGVAEAIRAVGAKARYLPPYSPDLNPIELLFSKLKRLIRAAGERTVEGLWRRIGELLDRFPPSECRNYLRHCGYTRYA; encoded by the exons ATGGGGCGACGGCAAAATGTCGGCGTCCATCCCGCTCACGGAGTCGAGTCGGTGCGTGCGTATTCGGAGGACCTGAGGGAACGCGTCTTGGCCGCCCGCGACGCCGGCGAGCCGACGAAGGTCGTGGCCGACCGTTTCGCCGTCAGTCCCGCCTGGGTGCGGCGACTGGTCCAGCGACGCCGGGAGAGCGGCGTCAGCGAGGTCCCCGCCGCCCGGACCGCGCCGGGACGGACGCGGGTTCTGGCCGGCCGGGAGGCGGAGATCGTCGCGGCGATGAACGCCCGAACCGACCGCACCGTGCGGCAGCTGAAGGCCGATCTGGGCCTGGGCTGCTCGGCGGAGACGCTGCGGCGAGAACTCCGCCGGCTCGGCTTTCGCTAC AAAAAGACGCTGATCGCCTGCGAGCAAACCCGCCCCGACGTCGCCGACGCCCGGCGGCGTTGGCGGCGGGCCCGCGGCGGCTTCCGGGCCGGGCGGCTGGTCTTTCTGGACGAGACGTGGGCCAAGACGAACATGACCCCGACCCGCGGCTGGGCGCCGCGGGGACGCCGGCTGCTGGCGTCCGTGCCGCACGGCCACTGGCGCACCACGACGTTTTTATGCGGGTTGCGGGCCGACGGTCCGGTCGCCCCGCTGGTCGTCGACGGGGCGATCGACGGGCCGCTGTTTCTGGCGTGGGTCCGGCAACACCTGTGCCCGGTCCTGCGCCGCGGCGACGTGGTGGTGATGGACAACCTCTCCGCCCACAAGGTGGCGGGCGTGGCGGAGGCGATCCGGGCCGTCGGTGCGAAGGCGCGGTACCTGCCGCCGTACAGCCCCGACCTGAACCCGATCGAACTGCTGTTCAGCAAGCTCAAGCGTCTGATCCGGGCCGCGGGCGAGCGGACGGTCGAGGGGCTGTGGCGCCGCATCGGCGAACTGCTCGACCGCTTTCCGCCGTCCGAGTGCCGGAACTATCTCCGCCACTGCGGCTATACACGCTACGCCTGA